From a region of the Branchiostoma floridae strain S238N-H82 chromosome 13, Bfl_VNyyK, whole genome shotgun sequence genome:
- the LOC118429021 gene encoding late histone H2B.L4-like, which yields MPAKGAKGAKKAGKGRPMGKGGKNKRRRRRETFGIYIYKVLKQVHPDTGVSSKAMGIMNSFVNDIFERIAGEASRLAHYNKRSTISSREIQTAVRLLLPGELAKHAVSEGTKAVTKYTSSK from the coding sequence ATGCCAGCAAAGGGAGCAAAGGGAGCCAagaaggccggcaaaggccgcCCAATGGGTAAGGGTGGTAAGAacaagaggaggaggaggagggagacCTTCGGtatctacatctacaaggtGCTCAAGCAGGTGCATCCTGACACCGGTGTCTCCAGCAAGGCCATGGGCATCATGAACTCCTTCGTCAACGACATCTTCGAGCGTATCGCTGGCGAGGCTTCCCGCCTGGCTCACTACAACAAGCGCTCCACCATCAGCAGCCGAGagatccagaccgccgtgcgTCTGCTCCTGCCTGGTGAGCTGGCCAAGCACGCCGTCAGCGAGGGCACCAAGGCCGTCACCAAGTACACCAGCTCCAAGTAA
- the LOC118429029 gene encoding late histone H2A.2.2-like, protein MSGRGKGKGKKGKGKSRSSRAGLQFPVGRVHRFLRKGNYSERVGAGAPVYMAAVLEYLTAEVLELAGNAARDNKKTRIIPRHLQLAVRNDEELNRLMGGVTIAQGGVLPNIHAVLLPKKK, encoded by the coding sequence ATGTCTGGCCGCGGAAAAGGTAAGGGCAAGAAGGGCAAGGGAAAGAGCCGTTCATCCCGTGCAGGGCTTCAGTTCCCTGTCGGCCGTGTGCACCGTTTCCTGCGCAAGGGCAATTATTCCGAACGCGTTGGTGCCGGCGCCCCAGTCTACATGGCCGCCGTGCTGGAGTACCTGACCGCTGAGGTGCTCGAGTTGGCCGGCAACGCTGCCCGTGACAACAAGaagaccaggatcatccccCGTCACCTTCAGCTGGCCGTCCGCAACGACGAGGAGCTGAACAGGCTGATGGGCGGTGTGACCATCGCTCAGGGAGGTGTGCTGCCCAACATCCACGCCGTGCTCCTACCCAAGAAGAAGTAA